In Aureibacillus halotolerans, a single genomic region encodes these proteins:
- a CDS encoding NAD(P)H-dependent oxidoreductase: MKVLSVVSHPRKDSLTFEVANRFAQGLTEAGHDNGILDLHEIGFDPVV; the protein is encoded by the coding sequence ATGAAAGTATTAAGCGTCGTTTCACATCCAAGAAAAGATTCCTTGACCTTTGAAGTGGCCAATCGTTTCGCACAAGGTCTTACCGAAGCGGGGCACGATAATGGGATTTTGGATTTGCACGAAATTGGATTTGATCCTGTTGTGTAG
- a CDS encoding sensor histidine kinase: MKKFINLRFPKHYSLKKRIVLLFAFGTLFPLLVTTVFAYETMSSLLTNKMNGSYRANLQQTMLSLEHTMVNLNHVSQQLTAPGSLGVKLNAYLLAESPYDRGRLYKEFNNEFNVVIFSNPGVGLTMYFVEEDGQYLFNNYGVKDTFDPHALPVLANHHKITNFGPHKSMQRYNDQFVLSTIRPVDIPDREDVYVYMESAMDLTKDILNAGGDQGISYLMLDSFGRVTYSEGEASGVYPLGTSFEEGQAGVFDGHHWFKETSEQGWSLVSFVPDGKYNQEKASWLLNMTYVVLFFILFSLLLAWLLWLMVYRPLRRFDAEIRSVSNKDLTPRPVMANVPEFDQLLQQMQQMKRQVLSLLQQVEHEEKQKAKLEVQKLMYQINPHFLMNTLDTIRWMAWLNGEKEIDRNVQSLIKLLSHNLGKRGELTTLTDELMSVTNYLKLQQIRYDVTFEVSDNLTLFELQQMVPRFILQPLAENALYHGVQNKGHITIHAMRKGNTISVTVVDKGQGISREKQEELLSSPATQGMGIGMQYVRRVLDHHYDGNARLVIESELGKGTTVTLFIPVERREEIS; the protein is encoded by the coding sequence ATGAAAAAGTTTATTAACTTACGGTTTCCAAAGCATTATTCCCTGAAAAAACGGATTGTGCTACTGTTTGCTTTTGGAACACTGTTTCCGTTGCTTGTGACCACGGTGTTTGCTTATGAAACGATGTCGTCTTTGCTGACGAATAAAATGAATGGGTCGTACCGGGCAAATTTGCAGCAGACGATGCTATCACTGGAACATACGATGGTAAACTTGAACCACGTGTCCCAGCAACTGACGGCTCCGGGTAGCCTTGGCGTGAAACTCAATGCGTACTTGCTGGCGGAGAGCCCTTACGATCGTGGCAGGTTATACAAGGAGTTCAACAACGAATTTAATGTTGTTATTTTTAGCAACCCTGGTGTAGGGTTAACGATGTATTTTGTTGAGGAAGATGGCCAATACCTTTTCAACAATTACGGTGTGAAAGACACGTTTGATCCGCATGCTTTGCCGGTGTTGGCCAATCACCACAAAATTACAAATTTTGGGCCTCACAAAAGTATGCAGCGTTACAACGATCAGTTTGTGTTATCCACGATCCGGCCAGTAGATATTCCAGACAGGGAAGATGTGTATGTATATATGGAATCAGCGATGGACTTAACCAAGGACATTTTGAATGCAGGCGGCGATCAGGGCATTTCCTATTTGATGCTGGATTCGTTTGGAAGGGTCACGTACAGTGAAGGCGAAGCGTCTGGAGTCTATCCTTTAGGGACGTCGTTCGAGGAAGGGCAGGCAGGTGTCTTTGATGGCCACCATTGGTTTAAAGAAACATCGGAACAAGGCTGGAGTCTCGTCTCTTTTGTTCCGGATGGGAAGTACAATCAGGAAAAAGCCTCCTGGCTGTTAAATATGACTTACGTAGTCCTGTTTTTTATTCTCTTCAGTCTGCTTTTGGCCTGGCTGTTGTGGCTCATGGTATACCGTCCACTTCGCCGCTTTGACGCGGAAATTCGCTCGGTGAGTAACAAAGATCTGACGCCTCGTCCTGTAATGGCAAATGTCCCGGAATTTGACCAGTTGTTGCAACAGATGCAGCAAATGAAGCGCCAAGTTCTTTCCCTATTACAGCAAGTGGAGCATGAGGAGAAACAAAAAGCAAAACTGGAAGTGCAGAAGCTTATGTATCAGATTAATCCCCATTTTCTTATGAATACCCTCGATACAATTCGCTGGATGGCTTGGTTAAATGGTGAAAAAGAAATTGATCGAAATGTCCAGTCGCTCATTAAATTGTTGTCACACAATCTTGGCAAGCGAGGGGAATTGACTACACTGACTGATGAATTAATGTCGGTTACCAATTACCTAAAGCTTCAGCAGATAAGGTATGACGTCACATTTGAAGTATCAGATAACCTCACCTTATTTGAATTGCAACAAATGGTACCACGATTTATTTTGCAGCCGTTGGCAGAAAATGCGCTGTATCACGGAGTGCAGAATAAGGGACACATTACTATACATGCCATGCGCAAAGGGAATACGATTTCTGTGACCGTTGTGGATAAGGGGCAGGGCATTTCTAGGGAAAAGCAAGAGGAGCTCCTTTCCTCTCCGGCGACGCAAGGTATGGGCATTGGTATGCAGTATGTCCGTCGCGTCCTTGACCACCATTACGATGGAAACGCAAGGCTTGTCATTGAAAGCGAACTTGGGAAAGGAACGACGGTCACTTTATTTATACCAGTAGAACGCAGGGAGGAAATTTCATGA
- a CDS encoding GNAT family N-acetyltransferase — translation MDIEIREIKSNDYSEVISLWKNEIGDLNVNAGSFSERFDKMNKDENYKTFIALYEETVVGFIMVVQTMALEYEIGYLKINGLAVQEKYQKKGIGTKLLKHAEGYASVRGLSRLILNSGFKRTEAHDFYESNGFGKLSYCFTKKV, via the coding sequence ATGGATATTGAAATTCGTGAAATTAAATCAAATGATTATTCTGAAGTAATTTCTTTATGGAAGAACGAAATCGGTGATCTCAATGTTAATGCTGGAAGTTTTTCCGAACGGTTCGACAAAATGAATAAAGATGAAAACTACAAAACATTTATCGCTCTTTATGAAGAGACAGTGGTAGGTTTTATTATGGTGGTTCAAACCATGGCATTGGAATATGAAATTGGCTACTTAAAAATTAATGGTCTTGCAGTACAAGAAAAATATCAAAAAAAAGGAATTGGAACTAAACTTCTTAAGCATGCGGAAGGATATGCTTCGGTAAGAGGGCTTTCTCGACTAATACTAAACTCTGGGTTCAAACGAACAGAAGCACATGATTTTTATGAGTCTAATGGTTTTGGTAAACTCTCCTATTGCTTTACTAAAAAAGTGTAA
- a CDS encoding phosphotransferase enzyme family protein: MAKFTDFVVSEAASRYGVQLKDLNLLGSHQNVVYGYSREGREYILRITHKSHRSQELIQGELDWISYLSMNGVLVSRPICSNNGLLIESLMNEDEGFFFVAFEKALGDRWTNAIFQDEEFKRHGTVVAKMHALSKSYKPGGLKTRRLPWNKSEYLTDFIQNVPSSQRRVISHFNALMRKLEALPRDSESFGLIHGDFCYGNYFIQADGSVTVFDFDECQYGWFVQDIAVNLF; this comes from the coding sequence TTGGCTAAATTTACGGATTTTGTCGTCTCTGAGGCGGCTTCTAGATATGGGGTTCAGCTTAAGGATCTCAATTTGCTTGGGTCTCACCAAAATGTGGTGTATGGATATTCACGTGAAGGACGTGAGTACATCTTAAGGATCACTCATAAGAGTCATCGTAGCCAGGAGCTCATCCAGGGAGAATTAGATTGGATTAGTTACCTCTCGATGAACGGTGTTTTAGTTTCTCGCCCCATTTGTTCAAACAACGGGTTACTGATTGAATCATTGATGAATGAGGATGAGGGCTTCTTTTTCGTTGCGTTTGAAAAGGCTTTAGGTGATCGATGGACGAATGCTATATTTCAAGATGAGGAATTTAAACGGCATGGTACAGTTGTTGCAAAAATGCACGCGTTATCAAAAAGTTACAAACCAGGTGGCTTGAAGACACGTCGGCTGCCCTGGAATAAGAGTGAGTATCTTACTGATTTTATTCAGAATGTTCCATCTTCACAACGGCGTGTGATCTCACATTTTAACGCATTGATGCGGAAATTAGAAGCATTGCCAAGGGATTCAGAGTCATTTGGACTTATACACGGTGACTTTTGCTACGGCAATTATTTCATTCAGGCGGACGGATCTGTGACTGTTTTTGATTTTGATGAATGCCAATATGGTTGGTTTGTGCAAGACATCGCTGTCAATCTGTTCTAG
- a CDS encoding winged helix-turn-helix transcriptional regulator yields MTEQIKNNTQKKYRVGVEVALEVMGGKWKPLIIYHLMSGRKRTSELRRLMPEITQKMLTTQLRSLEKDEIVTRKVFNEVPPKVEYDLTDYGWGLKPALDLLCYWGEVC; encoded by the coding sequence ATGACTGAACAGATAAAAAATAACACTCAAAAGAAGTATCGTGTTGGAGTGGAAGTTGCTTTAGAAGTGATGGGCGGAAAATGGAAGCCTTTGATAATCTACCATTTGATGTCGGGACGAAAACGAACGTCTGAGCTTCGCCGACTAATGCCAGAGATCACTCAGAAAATGCTGACCACCCAGCTCAGATCATTGGAAAAGGATGAGATCGTTACACGTAAGGTGTTTAACGAGGTCCCTCCTAAAGTGGAGTATGACTTAACGGATTACGGTTGGGGGTTAAAACCTGCGCTTGATCTTCTATGCTATTGGGGCGAGGTGTGTTAG
- a CDS encoding phosphotransferase enzyme family protein yields MKSFFYFDSDETKKSLLLRARKVALWSIQQYDIEWNCLRFIQLSDTITYKIETDSAESYLLRIHSERVNKEEILSELVFLRQLAKVDDLKVPEGIQSRNGDYVLECETEEGYRKPCVSMMRWVEGDHRTENFTDPHVHSIGVMMGRLHKASVGLTTPPDFVRPHWGGFSFSQEVMKLERYYSRFLSERSWNLYQEAVNKIIQQLDSMQKNDQNYGLIHADLHSGNIVFNKETPYPIDFGRCGYGYYLYDLAASLLELEPRQREILIQGYESEVRLDNDYVRTLEMFFIQFIIENYCHHSSDPSEIPSLINEQKYALAYINAFIKDKPFLFEVLEPVDA; encoded by the coding sequence ATGAAATCCTTTTTTTACTTTGATTCAGATGAAACAAAAAAGAGCTTGCTCTTGAGGGCAAGAAAAGTTGCCCTTTGGTCCATTCAACAGTATGACATTGAATGGAATTGCCTTCGTTTCATTCAACTATCAGATACGATTACATACAAAATTGAAACTGACTCGGCAGAAAGTTATTTACTTCGTATTCATTCAGAAAGAGTAAACAAAGAAGAAATATTGTCTGAGCTTGTTTTTCTTCGCCAACTAGCAAAGGTGGATGACTTGAAAGTACCTGAAGGGATTCAATCTCGGAATGGCGATTATGTTTTGGAATGCGAAACAGAGGAGGGGTATCGAAAGCCATGCGTCTCAATGATGAGATGGGTTGAGGGGGATCATCGGACGGAGAATTTTACCGATCCTCATGTACATAGCATCGGTGTCATGATGGGAAGACTCCATAAAGCTTCCGTAGGTTTGACCACCCCTCCTGATTTTGTTCGACCTCATTGGGGAGGTTTTAGCTTCAGTCAAGAGGTGATGAAACTTGAACGCTATTATTCACGATTTTTATCGGAGCGGTCGTGGAATCTCTATCAAGAAGCAGTAAATAAGATCATTCAACAACTTGATAGCATGCAAAAAAATGATCAAAACTACGGTTTAATTCATGCGGATTTGCATTCCGGAAACATTGTTTTTAACAAAGAAACCCCATACCCAATTGATTTTGGAAGGTGTGGCTATGGATACTATCTATATGACCTTGCAGCTTCACTGTTAGAGCTAGAACCTAGACAGCGAGAGATCCTTATTCAAGGGTATGAAAGCGAAGTACGATTGGATAATGACTACGTTCGCACCTTGGAAATGTTTTTCATACAGTTCATAATTGAGAATTACTGTCATCATTCATCCGATCCTAGTGAAATTCCTAGTTTAATTAATGAACAAAAATATGCGTTGGCCTACATTAATGCGTTCATAAAAGATAAGCCATTCCTGTTTGAAGTGTTAGAACCTGTAGATGCCTAA
- a CDS encoding MFS transporter, translating into MSNSALLKKWKHPSILLCSIGISNVGEWIYFIALNLMVLSITESPLAVGALYMIRPLATLFTNLWAGSLIDRLQKRNLMVFLDVFRGGLLVLLPLSSSIWYIFAVVFVFSMASSIFRPTAMVFITKLVPVALRPRFNSLHSLISSGAFLIGPATAGILFLIASPEVAIYINAIALIFSGIITLLIPSMEDERDPLSVNHRMSMEELNKDWHVVIKFYRENFYVMLICLLFGIVIIVFASAVDSLEASFATLVLHLSEGEYGVLVSIAGAGIIVGAIINTLVVTKVKVSVMIGFGAVGTCLGYMIYAFSHSFLQAAVGFFVLAFFLAFANTGFSTFYQNNISSGVMGRVGSFNDFIQAVLVIVMTAIVAVAAEYTSIQVVVIVSVLFMAALSLMLCLCIFKPTKSKYYDIGAGNTL; encoded by the coding sequence ATGTCAAACAGTGCTTTACTAAAGAAATGGAAACATCCGTCGATTTTGCTTTGTAGTATTGGGATTTCAAACGTTGGGGAATGGATCTACTTTATTGCCTTGAACTTAATGGTTTTAAGCATCACGGAATCCCCTCTAGCTGTAGGCGCGCTTTATATGATTAGACCTTTGGCCACGCTATTTACAAATTTATGGGCTGGCAGTCTAATCGATCGGTTGCAAAAGCGAAATCTCATGGTGTTCCTAGATGTATTCAGAGGTGGGCTGTTGGTCTTACTGCCCCTTTCTTCGTCCATTTGGTATATTTTCGCTGTCGTCTTTGTCTTTAGTATGGCGAGCTCTATTTTTCGTCCAACGGCTATGGTTTTTATTACAAAGCTTGTACCGGTGGCGCTTAGGCCGCGGTTCAATTCACTTCATAGTTTAATTAGTTCGGGCGCGTTTCTAATCGGCCCTGCAACGGCGGGTATCCTCTTTCTAATCGCCTCTCCGGAAGTGGCTATTTATATCAATGCGATTGCCTTAATTTTTTCAGGAATCATTACATTGCTTATTCCTAGTATGGAAGATGAGCGCGACCCACTTTCCGTAAACCATCGTATGTCTATGGAAGAACTAAATAAAGATTGGCATGTTGTCATTAAGTTTTATCGTGAGAATTTTTACGTCATGCTGATCTGTTTGTTGTTCGGCATCGTCATCATCGTCTTTGCATCGGCGGTTGATTCGCTTGAAGCGTCCTTTGCCACCTTGGTGCTACATTTATCAGAAGGCGAGTATGGGGTCTTGGTGAGTATCGCAGGAGCGGGCATTATCGTTGGTGCCATCATCAATACACTGGTTGTGACGAAGGTGAAAGTATCTGTCATGATCGGATTTGGCGCTGTTGGAACTTGTTTAGGGTATATGATTTATGCGTTTTCTCATTCATTTCTCCAAGCAGCTGTTGGGTTTTTTGTGTTGGCTTTTTTCCTTGCCTTTGCGAATACAGGATTTTCCACCTTTTATCAAAATAACATTTCGAGCGGTGTTATGGGGAGGGTGGGGAGCTTCAATGATTTCATACAGGCGGTACTCGTGATTGTGATGACAGCCATTGTCGCTGTCGCAGCGGAATACACCTCTATTCAGGTCGTTGTCATTGTTTCGGTTCTATTTATGGCCGCCCTCTCCTTGATGTTATGCTTGTGCATCTTTAAGCCTACAAAATCGAAATACTATGACATAGGGGCTGGAAATACGCTTTAA
- a CDS encoding response regulator transcription factor → MIRVLIIEDDRLVRKGLISALPWEEHDMKVVAEAGNGQQGLDVLEAETIDLVITDISMPVMNGLDMMAEMQDRQLQVPVVLLTLHEEFSYVQRALRMGAIDYISKTEINEESFAALLQRINQRLQERQSHELPGTAKRRLTSSEGWALLCPDGTFSELTPLLKETAPSATVDGVWFWEQQLSWTQESVVEELRAAAISRNAFGQIIYTTDIANWTLETATLDLKEYRDGLGFYEMGEAIPFVHRSEADVSIVASPGRAAKHVLQPLRSMDWLRFDHTMDQLKQALMENGISTEVLKQEMYAIVNEWNRLYGALLPNQLTLPSYDCWECLEKWLNYIKEIFEQSAGKPQLSGEVQACIYQAVHLVHEQIGDALHASELAKRVNMSRSYFSQCFKDITGETFNEYVRRIRMDQAKVYLWQTEKPVSWVAGEVGYADQKYFSRVFRETTGMLPSEYRRKGDK, encoded by the coding sequence ATGATTCGTGTGTTAATTATTGAAGATGACAGGTTGGTGCGAAAGGGTCTAATCTCAGCTTTGCCTTGGGAAGAACACGATATGAAAGTTGTTGCAGAAGCAGGAAACGGGCAGCAGGGGCTGGATGTTTTGGAAGCGGAAACGATTGATCTCGTGATTACTGACATTTCAATGCCGGTAATGAACGGATTGGATATGATGGCGGAAATGCAAGATCGGCAACTCCAAGTCCCCGTCGTCTTGCTGACACTTCATGAAGAATTTTCTTATGTTCAGCGGGCATTGAGAATGGGTGCTATAGATTATATCTCCAAAACGGAAATCAATGAGGAAAGTTTTGCGGCGTTACTTCAACGGATCAACCAACGGTTACAGGAGCGACAGAGCCATGAGCTACCAGGAACAGCGAAGCGACGCCTCACCTCTTCCGAAGGGTGGGCGCTGTTGTGTCCGGATGGAACGTTTTCGGAATTAACCCCCTTGCTGAAAGAGACGGCCCCTTCTGCCACGGTGGATGGGGTATGGTTTTGGGAGCAGCAGTTAAGCTGGACGCAAGAGAGTGTCGTGGAGGAACTGAGGGCTGCTGCGATTAGCCGGAATGCTTTTGGACAGATCATCTATACGACGGATATTGCAAATTGGACGTTGGAAACAGCTACTTTAGATCTGAAAGAATACCGAGATGGCTTGGGATTTTATGAGATGGGTGAAGCGATTCCATTTGTTCACCGCTCGGAAGCGGATGTTTCGATTGTTGCTTCTCCTGGAAGAGCGGCGAAACATGTGCTGCAGCCGTTACGATCCATGGACTGGCTTCGTTTTGATCATACAATGGACCAGTTAAAACAGGCTTTGATGGAAAACGGCATCTCTACGGAGGTCCTGAAGCAGGAGATGTATGCCATAGTCAACGAATGGAACCGTTTGTATGGTGCGCTGCTGCCCAATCAGTTGACTTTGCCAAGCTATGACTGTTGGGAGTGCCTGGAAAAGTGGCTAAACTACATAAAAGAGATTTTTGAGCAGTCCGCTGGAAAGCCACAGCTCTCAGGTGAAGTACAGGCGTGCATCTATCAAGCCGTCCATTTGGTACATGAGCAGATTGGAGATGCGCTGCATGCGTCTGAGTTGGCAAAGCGGGTGAATATGAGCCGAAGCTATTTTTCCCAATGCTTTAAAGACATCACAGGGGAAACGTTTAATGAGTATGTCCGCCGTATCCGAATGGATCAGGCAAAAGTCTATTTGTGGCAAACGGAGAAGCCGGTGTCCTGGGTTGCTGGCGAAGTGGGGTATGCGGATCAGAAATATTTTAGCAGAGTGTTCCGTGAAACAACGGGTATGCTCCCAAGCGAATATCGAAGAAAGGGAGATAAATGA